TTATGCATTGCTACTGATACTCCAGCTTCTGAAGAGAGGTTGGGAGCTTATTCACTCTTCACAGCAGGTATGCGAGTGGTTTAAACACTGTAAAAACTGGATCTAATGTTGGGAAAATGCAGATTTGTTAAGATCTACTGCTGATATTCCATAAACAATGAACATAGTAATAACATTtagacaagaagaacaattTCTAGACCAATACCTGAGAACGTCATACTACTGGCCTTGAAAGATCACCAGCAACTACACGAAGCACATAGACCCTTCTTCTCATACGCACAAATCATGAAATTTGCCTCATACACCCTTTCACCGTTTACACGCTATAGCCCTTTATGGGGTAGCCTTGCTCATGCTGATGAGACGTTTCACACCAACCTATTCATCCGGTTAGAAGGACTCAAACGATATACACGACAATTTATTTGATAACTTACCATCCATTGACCACACTCATCAGTCCTATTTGTCAGGATATCCACGTGGATAGCACGTGCTGCCTCGTAATCACGCGCCTGAATTGCACGGGCCAAGTCTGCCATGTCAGAAACGGTGTTTGGTTTGAGCAGATCTCCATTGTTCAGGTGATCGAACAGAAGGTTCAACCGCCGGtcagcatcttcaacttGTTGCTTGAATGATGTAGGCGCACGGCCCTTGATGCGCTGCATATCCGCCGAAAGGATCTCATAGATAGGCATTGCGTCTTCAGGAATATGGGAACGATCACCAGGTGCTAGACAAGTTAGATGACTGGAGTGAGGCAGTTCGAAGAGTCACTTACGATACTTGGGAGTCGCAGGAGCTGGAGTCACCTTCTGTGAAGAAGCTGTCCCGGGCCTAGAGGTTGAGGCTGGAGGCGGTCCCTGCTGCAATGGTGGTGTACTGGGAGCATACTGGCTCGCCGCCGGAGGCTGGGGGGCATATGGTGAGGCAGCTGCctgcggaggtggaggaacAGGGCCCCGTGCCTGGAGCTGTGGGTTTGCCGCTTGCGCTGCTGGGCTCGGAGCGTATCGGTTAGTTGGGGGAGGCATAGACGGCGGAGCGTTGTAAGGAGACGGGCCACGTGGAATCGGCGCCGGAACCCCCATGGTGCCGGGGTTtagctgaggaggagattgaggcaAGGATGCATAAGGGTTTGGAGGCGGGGTAGGTCCTGGGGGGATAGCAGATGGTGGAGAAGTCACCCGGGGAGGTGGAGCAGTGCCCTTTGGCGGAGGGGGAACTGAGGGTGTCCGCTGAGTAGGTGGAGCTCCGGGTGGTGGAGGTCCCTGAGCGATTGACGGGGACTGGTTCGGGAACGGCGAGCTGATAGGTGCAGCAGCTCCGGCGGGAGTTCCTCTCCGGGGTGTCGGAGCCTTCGCGAAGCCTTCGGGAAGATCGTTCCAAGCAGGGAGGTTGGTAGCTGTAGTGTACGTGGTAACAGTGGCTGGGGATTGATTCGACGCAcgtggtggaggaggcaccGAGCCACCTAGGGGTTTAGCACCGTAAGACGGTGCTGGCGTGGGCTGGTATCCTGTAGGAGCATAGCTGCCTCCAGAAGCCGGCGCATATGGGTTCGTTGGCTGTGGTGGGGCAGCAGCACCAGGCGGGGCGTAAGGATTCGAAGCAGGGGCCGGAGGTGCGTACGGATTGGTAGCAGCAGCCGGGGGAGCGTATGGATTGGTAGCAGCAGCTGGAGGGGCGTACGCATTGGTAGTAGGAGCAGGGGGAGCGTACGGGCTCGGAGCTGCGGCTGTCGCAACAGGAGAGAATGTTCGTTGAGGCTGGTAAGCGTTGGTAGTTGGGAGAGGCTTGTTCAGTGGCGTTCCACGACCAGTAGTCGTTTGCTGTGTCTTCTGAGCAGTTGGTTGCCTCGTCGCCAGCTTGATACGATTCCTTGCAACCTCGGCCTCGGGGTGCTTCTCCGGAACAAGGTCCAAATACTTCTGGGCGACCTGTAGTCTTCCATGGGTAGCAACCACATCAGCATATTCAATATACTTGTCGTACAAGTTGCTGAGCTTCCAGTCAGACTCTTTGGTACGCTCCGTGTCCTGGAACTTAGTGACCTGGCGGAAGATTGTCACCTTCTCGATCAGCCCCTGCAAAGCACGAACATGGATCGAGAAAGAGGTGTCGTTCGCAGCTGTTTCAAGGGCCTTCTGCTCATTCTCGCGCAGCTCCTCGATCCAAATCGCGAcaaccttctccagcttAGAGCcagccaagaagcagaacgaAGCATCTTTGCGAAGGCTCTTGTCGTCCGAAGCCCGAATCTGTTCCTCTAACCGGTCACCGAGAGCGTCACAAAGATCAGCAaattccttttcttcggcAAAGGTGCACAGCGCAGCCATAACTTCCTTCCAGTTAGACAAATCCGCGTTGTACACAACATCCCAGAGATTCTTGCCAACAATGGATGCCAACAGGCGAACATAGTTGGGACTCTCTGTCTGTTTGGAGAAATAGTGCTCCTGTGCCTTTGCGATGCACTTCTGACCTCCGCAGATAGCAATCATAAAAGCATCGGACAAGCGATCTTCCTTGAGAGAGACATCCAGTGCCTTCTCAAAGTCACCGAGGAGTAATGCTCTCGTGATGCCCTTGTCTGCTTCCGTCTCGGAGCCATTGAAGATATGGAATGGGTTGTTGGTCTTAGCTCCCTTCGATGCAGCCAGGTCCGACAAGAAGTTGTCTGCTTCAGGGCTCGCATCGAACATTGATTGCAGGCGTTTGTGCTTCTTCGCCCCCGGCCCGCGGGATTCTTTAGGCGACTCTCCATTAGTTTCCTCCTTACCCAAGCCAAGGTTAGCCAGCTTATCAGCAGCCTCATCAGCAGATTGGTCCTGGAATCCAAGATATTCGGCAAGTCCTTTACGGGGATTCTCAGAGATCAAAGCCTGGATGACCTTCCAGtcagctttctcttcctcggtgGCAGCGTTTGCGGCTCTGGTTTCGCAAATGCTTCGAAGATCGCCCTCCTTGAGAGCATTCTCAAAAGTCTCAGTAGACTGACCAACAGCCTCATCTACTTCGAACGGGGTGATCTTAATCTTGGAGGCACGTTGGCCCTTCTCCACTAAGTTGACAGAAACAACTCTGCCTCCGAAACCAAAAGTGGCGCCACATGGTCTCTCAAGCCACTTAGGAGCCTTGGGCAATGAAAAGCTCGAGACCTGCGGCTGGGTCTGTGCCTTTGCAAAGAAGTCCTCCCCATCAAGTGCTTGGTTCTGGTCTGCGATGGCCTGAGCAGTGTCAGTGCTGGTGTTCTGAACAGTCTGGACCGCGATCTTGCCATCGAACGATGCTGtggcgaagaagttgggGTTGTGGGGGTTCCAACGAGTCTGGAAAGTCCAGTTTGTGACGACCGGGAATTCGCCATAGGCGTGACCTGTTTGTGGGTTCCAGCAGAGCGTGCGATTGTcctttccagaagaaagaagcagatcggGATCGTGGCTACACCATGAAAGCGATAAGACACCGGATTCGTGACCTTTGAGGACCTATGAAACGTCAGTGATATCCAATCCTAATGTGCTAACGGCAGGATATCCAAGCTTACCCTTTCTGGAGCATGGGAATTGCGGAGATCCCAAACATAGATCATGGGGTCCGACTCCAATGGTGTCGCCGTAACGAGTTTCGTAGGCTATATCATGTTAGAAGCCACACTAGATTCCAGGGTGATGGACAGAAGCATCTCACCTTCTCAGGATCCCAAGCAACGGCGCTGACAGCTTTACGACCCATATTGTTGAGAGTCAAActctccttcttcgtcttgacATCCCAAACAGTGACAAATCCTGCACTGCTACCGGTAACCAAGATATGTGCAACCTTTTTATTCCAATCCAAACACTCAATATCATCCGCACGGGCAGCGGTACCGAGTCTGTATGGGTTTGCGACATTGTTCAGATCGGAGATGTAGAGCTATTTCAAGCCATCAGCAATGCATCCCTGCGGGTTCACAATCCTGATTTGGTCAAATACCTCTCCTTTTGCGCCACCGGTGGCCAACAAATTGGAATGTCTGGGGTTGAATTGGAGGGCCTTGATGGCGCCCGAGTGTTTGGAGGTCCTCGAGATCACGGCGTCGTCACTTTCCGGTAATCAGCCAATGGAACAAAATATGAATGACGCTTTCCCCGGGAACGCACCTCGATCCATTGATCAGCTTATCGGCATCCCACAAGTCCAGCGACCCGCTTTCCAAAGCACCAGCTATTATTCCCCGTGTGTTGTCCTCGGATGGGGTCCACGCTAGGTCATTGAAACTGTATAAGCGGTCGTTAGTATATCAATCTTGCTTCGTGAGTTGAGGACGACGTGATAAGTACCCGGAGTCGGTGTCAAACTTCGCGATCGGCTGCAACTCTTCGCCGGTGCTCTGACGGTCCAGGCCCAGGTCCCACAGCTCGAGACATGTTTCATTGGAGAAGTCAACGTCGACTGCGCCGGCCCGAGTACCGGTAGCAATCAATGGCGATGCTGCACCGGGAGACCAGGCAAATGTGGCCGTCCGGGGAATCTCCCTCAGACGAACCATGctgaaaggaaaggagcGGAAGTAACGAGAGGTACTATAGATTAGGAGATAACCAGACTAAGGAACGGTCTGGCAGCAACTATCatgaaacaagaaatcgaCGAATTATTAGAACTAAAAGACGAAAGAGATATTTCCAAACGTAACCTCCCCTCCCTAACGAGACCAGAGGGGTGTATGAAAGTTGCCAAGTAGCAGCGGGATGAGATCGAGACGTCAACTGCACAGTTCCCAATCAACCAAGTGTCCTCCTGGAGGCACCGGGGCGATTGGCGCCTAACCTGTTCGGGCGCTCGCCAAAACACCCGCGGAGGCACGTGATATCAGGTTGCCCGGTCCAGAAAGTCTGGGCAAGGTATCATCCGTGGAGAGCTGCGAAAGAGCGTGATATTTGCGACTGGGGCAGAGCCCTCTTACTGTTAGCTACAACTCTATGGTGCGATAAGCTCTCCGGCTGTAATACTA
The sequence above is a segment of the Aspergillus oryzae RIB40 DNA, chromosome 3 genome. Coding sequences within it:
- the sec31 gene encoding putative protein transport protein (SEC31) (vesicle coat complex COPII, subunit SEC31) — its product is MVRLREIPRTATFAWSPGAASPLIATGTRAGAVDVDFSNETCLELWDLGLDRQSTGEELQPIAKFDTDSGFNDLAWTPSEDNTRGIIAGALESGSLDLWDADKLINGSSDDAVISRTSKHSGAIKALQFNPRHSNLLATGGAKGEVFDQIRILYISDLNNVANPYRLGTAARADDIECLDWNKKVAHILVTGSSAGFVTVWDVKTKKESLTLNNMGRKAVSAVAWDPEKVRCFCPSPWNLPTKLVTATPLESDPMIYVWDLRNSHAPERVLKGHESGVLSLSWCSHDPDLLLSSGKDNRTLCWNPQTGHAYGEFPVVTNWTFQTRWNPHNPNFFATASFDGKIAVQTVQNTSTDTAQAIADQNQALDGEDFFAKAQTQPQVSSFSLPKAPKWLERPCGATFGFGGRVVSVNLVEKGQRASKIKITPFEVDEAVGQSTETFENALKEGDLRSICETRAANAATEEEKADWKVIQALISENPRKGLAEYLGFQDQSADEAADKLANLGLGKEETNGESPKESRGPGAKKHKRLQSMFDASPEADNFLSDLAASKGAKTNNPFHIFNGSETEADKGITRALLLGDFEKALDVSLKEDRLSDAFMIAICGGQKCIAKAQEHYFSKQTESPNYVRLLASIVGKNLWDVVYNADLSNWKEVMAALCTFAEEKEFADLCDALGDRLEEQIRASDDKSLRKDASFCFLAGSKLEKVVAIWIEELRENEQKALETAANDTSFSIHVRALQGLIEKVTIFRQVTKFQDTERTKESDWKLSNLYDKYIEYADVVATHGRLQVAQKYLDLVPEKHPEAEVARNRIKLATRQPTAQKTQQTTTGRGTPLNKPLPTTNAYQPQRTFSPVATAAAPSPYAPPAPTTNAYAPPAAATNPYAPPAAATNPYAPPAPASNPYAPPGAAAPPQPTNPYAPASGGSYAPTGYQPTPAPSYGAKPLGGSVPPPPRASNQSPATVTTYTTATNLPAWNDLPEGFAKAPTPRRGTPAGAAAPISSPFPNQSPSIAQGPPPPGAPPTQRTPSVPPPPKGTAPPPRVTSPPSAIPPGPTPPPNPYASLPQSPPQLNPGTMGVPAPIPRGPSPYNAPPSMPPPTNRYAPSPAAQAANPQLQARGPVPPPPQAAASPYAPQPPAASQYAPSTPPLQQGPPPASTSRPGTASSQKVTPAPATPKYPPGDRSHIPEDAMPIYEILSADMQRIKGRAPTSFKQQVEDADRRLNLLFDHLNNGDLLKPNTVSDMADLARAIQARDYEAARAIHVDILTNRTDECGQWMVGVKRLISMSKATP